Proteins encoded by one window of Arabidopsis thaliana chromosome 2, partial sequence:
- a CDS encoding Leucine-rich repeat transmembrane protein kinase protein (Leucine-rich repeat transmembrane protein kinase protein; FUNCTIONS IN: kinase activity; INVOLVED IN: protein amino acid phosphorylation; LOCATED IN: endomembrane system; CONTAINS InterPro DOMAIN/s: Protein kinase, ATP binding site (InterPro:IPR017441), Protein kinase, catalytic domain (InterPro:IPR000719), Leucine-rich repeat (InterPro:IPR001611), Serine/threonine-protein kinase-like domain (InterPro:IPR017442), Protein kinase-like domain (InterPro:IPR011009); BEST Arabidopsis thaliana protein match is: Leucine-rich repeat transmembrane protein kinase protein (TAIR:AT2G19230.1); Has 166357 Blast hits to 124045 proteins in 4871 species: Archae - 115; Bacteria - 14373; Metazoa - 45388; Fungi - 9964; Plants - 77008; Viruses - 412; Other Eukaryotes - 19097 (source: NCBI BLink).): MVHYNFLSLIIFACFFAVFVLLVRAQDQSGFVSIDCGIPEDSSYNDETTDIKYVSDAAFVESGTIHSIDPEFQTSSLEKQFQNVRSFPEGNRNCYDVKPPQGKGFKYLIRTRFMYGNYDNLGKAPDFDLYLGFNIWDSVTIDNATTIVTKEIIHTLRSDHVHVCLVDKNRGTPFLSALEIRLLKSNTYETPYDSLILFKRWDLGGLGALPVRYKDDVFDRIWIPLRFPKYTIFNASLTIDSNNNEGFQPARFVMNTATSPEDLSQDIIFSWEPKDPTWKYFVYMHFAEVVELPSNETREFKVLLNEKEINMSSFSPRYLYTDTLFVQNPVSGPKLEFRLQQTPRSTLPPIINAIETYRVNEFLQSPTDQQDVDAIMRIKSKYGVKKSWLGDPCAPVKYPWKDINCSYVDNESPRIISVNLSSSGLTGEIDAAFSNLTLLHILDLSNNSLTGKIPDFLGNLHNLTELNLEGNKLSGAIPVKLLERSNKKLILLRIDGNPDLCVSASCQISDEKTKKNVYIIPLVASVVGVLGLVLAIALFLLYKKRHRRGGSGGVRAGPLDTTKRYYKYSEVVKVTNNFERVLGQGGFGKVYHGVLNDDQVAVKILSESSAQGYKEFRAEVELLLRVHHKNLTALIGYCHEGKKMALIYEFMANGTLGDYLSGEKSYVLSWEERLQISLDAAQGLEYLHNGCKPPIVQRDVKPANILINEKLQAKIADFGLSRSVALDGNNQDTTAVAGTIGYLDPEYHLTQKLSEKSDIYSFGVVLLEVVSGQPVIARSRTTAENIHITDRVDLMLSTGDIRGIVDPKLGERFDAGSAWKITEVAMACASSSSKNRPTMSHVVAELKESVSRARAGGGSGASSVTDPAMTNFDSGMFPQAR; the protein is encoded by the exons ATGGTGCATTACAACTTTCTCTCGCTGATTATATTTGCATGCTTCTTCgctgtttttgttcttcttgttcgtGCTCAAGACCAATCAG GTTTTGTCAGTATAGATTGTGGTATACCTGAGGATTCAAGCTATAATGATGAAACAACAGACATAAAGTATGTTTCAGATGCTGCGTTTGTTGAGTCTGGGACAATTCATAGCATAGATCCTGagtttcaaacaagttctcttGAGAAGCAGTTTCAAAACGTTAGGAGCTTCCCTGAAGGCAACAGAAACTGTTACGATGTGAAGCCTCCGCAGGGAAAAGgcttcaagtatttgataagAACCCGTTTCATGTATGGTAACTACGATAATCTAGGGAAAGCACCGGACTTCGATCTTTATCTTGGGTTCAATATTTGGGATTCTGTTACAATAGATAACGCAACTACGATAGTTACCAAAGAGATCATCCACACTCTTCGCTCAGACCATGTTCATGTGTGTCTTGTtgataaaaacagaggaactCCGTTCCTGTCTGCGTTAGAAATCAGGCTCCTGAAGAGTAATACATACGAGACTCCTTATGATTCACTTATTCTGTTTAAAAGATGGGATCTTGGGGGACTCGGTGCTCTTCCCGTCAG GTACAAAGATGATGTTTTTGACCGGATATGGATACCTCTAAGGTTTCCAAAGTATACCATCTTCAATGCATCGCTCACAATAGATTCGAATAACAACGAGGGATTCCAACCCGCTCGCTTTGTTATGAACACTGCAACTTCACCTGAGGATTTAAGCCAAGACATAATCTTTTCTTGGGAACCAAAGGATCCTACTTGGAAGTATTTTGTGTATATGCACTTTGCAGAAGTTGTGGAGCTGCCAAGTAATGAGACAAGAGAATTTAAGGTGTTATTAAACGAAAAGGAAATCAACATGAGCTCCTTTAGCCCGCGATACTTGTATACAGACACGCTTTTTGTTCAGAACCCCGTGAGCGGACCAAAACTCGAGTTTCGTCTTCAACAAACTCCTAGATCTACCCTTCCACCCATCATTAACGCCATTGAAACATATCGTGTCAACGAGTTTCTACAGTCACCTACTGATCAACAAGATG TTGATGCAATTATGAGAATCAAGTCCAAGTATGGAGTGAAGAAGAGCTGGCTTGGGGACCCTTGTGCTCCAGTAAAATACCCTTGGAAGGATATTAACTGCAGCTATGTCGATAATGAGTCTCCCAGAATTATTTCTGT AAATTTATCCTCGAGTGGCTTGACTGGAGAGATTGATGCAGCGTTCTCAAACCTTACATTGTTACATATATT AGACTTATCAAACAACAGTTTAACAGGAAAAATACCTGATTTCCTCGGTAATCTACATAATTTGACAGAGTT AAACTTGGAAGGAAACAAGTTATCGGGTGCTATTCCGGTTAAACTATTGGagagatcaaacaaaaaactgatTTTGCTAAG AATTGATGGGAATCCGGACCTCTGCGTGTCTGCTTCATGTCAAATTTCGGatgagaagacaaaaaagaatgtATACATCATTCCATTAGTAGCATCTGTCGTGGGAGTGCTAGGTCTTGTACTAGCTatagctttgtttttgttgtacaAGAAGCGACACAGAAGAG GCGGCTCTGGTGGTGTCAGGGCTGGGCCATTGGATACAACTAAGCGATACTACAAATACTCGGAAGTTGTGAAAGTTACAAACAACTTTGAGAGAGTTCTTGGACAAGGAGGTTTTGGAAAAGTATATCATGGTGTCTTAAATGATGACCAAGTCGCTGTCAAGATTCTGTCTGAATCATCAGCTCAAGGTTACAAAGAGTTCAGAGCAGAG GTTGAACTTCTCCTGAGAGTCCATCACAAGAACCTAACCGCTCTTATCGGATACTGCCACGAAGGCAAGAAGATGGCGCTTATCTATGAGTTTATGGCTAATGGAACCTTAGGAGATTACTTGTCAG GGGAAAAATCTTATGTCTTGAGCTGGGAAGAGAGGTTACAAATATCACTAGACGCGGCACAAG GGCTTGAGTATCTTCACAATGGCTGCAAGCCTCCCATTGTACAAAGAGATGTGAAGCCGGCTAATATTCTAATCAACGAGAAGCTCCAGGCCAAGATTGCTGACTTTGGATTATCTAGAAGTGTCGCACTAGACGGTAATAACCAGGATACAACCGCTGTTGCTGGAACCATCGGTTATCTCGATCCCGA gtACCATTTGACGCAAAAATTAAGCGAGAAGAGTGATATTTACAGCTTCGGGGTGGTTCTTTTAGAGGTTGTCTCAGGCCAACCGGTGATTGCACGTTCAAGAACAACAGCAGAGAACATACACATAACTGACCGGGTCGACTTAATGCTGTCGACAGGAGATATCAGAGGCATTGTGGATCCAAAGCTAGGAGAGAGGTTTGATGCTGGTTCGGCATGGAAGATCACTGAAGTAGCAATGGCTTGTGCATCTTCTAGTTCTAAGAATAGACCGACGATGAGTCATGTAGTGGCTGAGCTAAAGGAGAGTGTAAGCAGAGCAAGAGCCGGTGGTGGTTCTGGCGCCAGTAGTGTCACGGATCCAGCTATGACGAATTTTGATTCGGGAATGTTTCCTCAAGCAAGGTAA
- a CDS encoding Myb/SANT-like DNA-binding domain protein (unknown protein; BEST Arabidopsis thaliana protein match is: unknown protein (TAIR:AT3G11290.1); Has 443 Blast hits to 267 proteins in 21 species: Archae - 0; Bacteria - 0; Metazoa - 0; Fungi - 17; Plants - 426; Viruses - 0; Other Eukaryotes - 0 (source: NCBI BLink).) — protein sequence MTSKAAWEPEHDEVFVDLCVEQKMLGNQPEMQHILEAFQEMGVRFTIDQLINHWDTMIKQWKIWCRLVQCKDIKWDSLTNTFGATDQEWANYLEVNPEAGQYRCNPPLFLEKLEIIFAGMNLDGEGTSSGSKMKQICEHRDEENVTGYVPRLSASDIATRRHYKWSPSSHAIVVDTCFQESLKGIRPIKRNHLFTKESWKMILEKINRITGLGYTHKQLENHFTRTRTSWKHWCETIASPIMKWDANTRKFGATEEDWDKYLMINKRARVFKRRHIPHADKLATIFKGRIEPGKTKTRRYRKRVIDHHSESPQLHDHQPTPSSVVVNTNEPVKGSDDRAEDGNVEPTSLIRSDSEDVAETVTPEMMEKIPVNASVKKKEKFTFEECVECLDAIEEVEKGGDLYMFALDLFKTKDYRYLFLMLQKSSLRMAWLLKLLSNP from the exons AGAAATGGGTGTGCGGTTCACCATAGACCAGCTTATAAATCATTGGGATACAATGATCAAGCAGTGGAAGATTTGGTGTAGACTTGTTCAATGCAAAGATATCAAATGGGATTCCTTGACAAACACGTTTGGTGCCACTGATCAAGAATGGGCCAACTATTTAGAG GTGAATCCTGAGGCTGGGCAGTATCGGTGTAATCCCCCCTTGTTCCTCGAGAAACTAGAGATTATCTTTGCAGGTATGAACTTAGATGGTGAAGGTACTTCTTCAGGTAGCAAAATGAAGCAAATATGTGAGCATCgtgatgaagaaaatgttaCTGGATATGTACCTAGGCTAAGCGCGTCTGATATCGCGACTCGTCGTCATTATAAGTGGTCACCATCCTCACATGCGATTGTTGTGGACACGTGTTTCCAAGAGTCTTTAAAAGGAATCAGACCAATCAAACGTAACCATCTTTTTACAAAGGAAAGTTGGAAAATGATTCTTGAGAAAATCAATCGGATCACAGGACTAGGATACACACATAAGCAGCTCGAAAACCACTTCACACGTACCAGGACATCTTGGAAGCACTGGTGTGAAACTATTGCCTCTCCCATCATGAAGTGGGATGCCAATACTCGCAAGTTTGGTGCAACCGAAGAGGACTGGGATAAATACTTGATG ataaataaaagagCTCGAGTCTTCAAAAGGAGACATATTCCTCATGCTGATAAACTGGCAACCATCTTCAAAGGACGTATCGAACCtggaaaaaccaaaacccgCCGTTATCGCAAGAGAGTGATCGATCATCATTCAGAATCACCACAGCTACATGATCATCAACCAACTCCATCATCAGTAGTAGTCAACACAAACGAGCCAGTCAAAGGAAGTGACGATAGAGCGGAGGATGGCAATGTGGAGCCTACTTCACTGATTAGGTCAGACTCAGAGGATGTTGCTGAAACTGTAACTCCCgagatgatggagaagatTCCAGTGAATGCATCGGtcaagaagaaggagaagttTACCTTTGAGGAATGCGTGGAGTGTTTGGATGCCATAGAAGAGGTTGAGAAAGGCGGTGATCTATACATGTTTGCCTTGGATTTGTTTAAGACCAAAGACTACAGATATCTCTTCTTGATGTTGCAGAAATCAAGTTTGAGGATGGCTTGGCTGCTAAAGCTTCTATCAAACCCTTAA